A window of Reinekea marina contains these coding sequences:
- a CDS encoding DUF1801 domain-containing protein, with protein MAKYTLKTQPTTKSIETYLSAIEDESRQADCRKIVEIMREESGCEPVMWGAIVGFGKYHYKYKTGHEGDFMRAGFSSRKTNISLYIMAGFDAYPDLMSKLGKFKTGKSCLYVKKLDDVDIDVLRRLIRESLDFMEKTYGPEESH; from the coding sequence ATGGCTAAATACACATTAAAAACACAACCCACAACGAAATCTATTGAAACCTATCTCAGCGCGATTGAAGACGAATCGCGCCAAGCTGACTGTCGTAAAATTGTTGAAATCATGCGCGAAGAAAGCGGTTGTGAGCCGGTTATGTGGGGCGCCATTGTTGGCTTTGGCAAATATCATTACAAATACAAAACCGGCCATGAAGGCGACTTTATGCGTGCGGGTTTTTCGAGTCGTAAGACCAATATTTCGTTATATATCATGGCAGGCTTCGATGCCTATCCCGATTTAATGTCCAAGCTGGGCAAGTTTAAAACGGGCAAGTCTTGTTTATACGTTAAGAAACTAGACGATGTTGATATTGATGTCTTACGTCGGTTAATTCGAGAGTCTTTAGATTTTATGGAAAAGACTTACGGGCCAGAAGAGAGTCATTAA